A portion of the Clostridium gelidum genome contains these proteins:
- a CDS encoding ATP-binding cassette domain-containing protein, whose amino-acid sequence MIEFALSIQGQAKENRKERVKELLGLVGVEDKENVYPAELSGGQKQRVGIVRVLATNPKILLCDEATSALDVHTTKEIVDILRNINDKLGITIVFITHQLEVAKQLFHRIAVINDGISIEENTAYNIFANPKHELTKKLVKNEMKIPEPVLNRVKGHKIHTIYHFISIASTCNK is encoded by the coding sequence ATGATCGAATTTGCATTAAGCATTCAAGGACAAGCTAAAGAAAATAGAAAAGAGAGAGTTAAAGAACTCTTAGGATTAGTTGGTGTAGAGGATAAAGAAAATGTATATCCAGCTGAGTTAAGTGGTGGACAAAAGCAAAGGGTAGGTATAGTAAGAGTATTAGCTACTAATCCTAAGATTCTCCTATGTGATGAAGCAACTTCTGCACTAGATGTGCACACAACAAAAGAAATTGTGGATATTCTGCGAAATATTAATGATAAGTTGGGGATAACTATTGTATTCATTACTCATCAATTAGAAGTTGCAAAGCAACTGTTCCATAGAATTGCAGTAATAAATGATGGAATTAGTATAGAAGAAAATACAGCTTATAATATTTTTGCAAATCCTAAACATGAATTGACTAAAAAACTTGTAAAGAATGAAATGAAAATTCCGGAACCTGTTTTAAATAGGGTAAAAGGTCATAAGATCCATACCATTTATCATTTTATTAGTATTGCTAGTACCTGTAACAAATAA
- a CDS encoding trans-sulfuration enzyme family protein gives MNFYSKVIHGGISEDASTGAVNIPIYQTSTFRQESVGHHKGYEYARTGNPTREALEKLISDLEGGHSGFAFASGLAALSTVIMLFKSGDHLLLSDNVYGGTFRLIDKVFTNLGITYSLVNTSNLDEIEEAITSNTKAIFIETPTNPLMKLSDLSAISKIAKTHNIVSVVDNTFLTPYLQRPIEQGIDIVVHSATKYLGGHSDVVAGLVVTSTPELSERIGFLQNSVGAVLGPQDSFLLIRGIKTLAIRIDRSQSNAKKIVEFLSSIPQIKKIYYPNIGAMISFEFETTELAHKLVNNVKMIALAESLGGVESLFCLPAVMTHASIPVDQRERLGIKDSLVRFSVGIEDPDDLIEDFKQALYK, from the coding sequence ATGAATTTTTATTCTAAAGTAATACATGGCGGAATTAGTGAAGATGCTTCTACTGGAGCTGTTAATATTCCAATATATCAAACATCAACTTTTAGACAAGAAAGTGTAGGGCATCACAAAGGTTATGAATATGCTCGAACTGGCAACCCAACTCGCGAGGCTCTAGAAAAATTAATTTCTGATCTTGAAGGTGGACATTCTGGTTTTGCTTTTGCATCAGGTCTAGCTGCTTTATCTACAGTTATTATGCTATTTAAATCTGGTGATCATCTTTTATTATCAGATAATGTTTATGGTGGAACTTTTCGTTTAATAGATAAGGTATTTACTAACCTTGGCATTACCTATTCTTTAGTGAATACTTCTAATTTAGATGAAATCGAAGAGGCTATAACCTCAAATACTAAAGCGATTTTTATTGAAACTCCTACTAATCCATTAATGAAATTAAGTGATTTAAGTGCTATTTCAAAAATTGCTAAAACTCATAATATTGTATCAGTTGTTGATAATACATTTTTAACACCTTATTTACAACGCCCTATTGAGCAAGGTATTGATATCGTAGTGCATAGTGCAACAAAGTATCTTGGTGGACATAGTGATGTTGTGGCTGGACTAGTTGTAACTTCTACTCCAGAATTAAGTGAACGTATTGGTTTCTTACAAAATTCAGTAGGCGCAGTACTAGGACCACAAGATAGTTTCTTATTAATCAGAGGCATTAAAACTCTTGCTATTAGAATTGACCGCTCACAAAGTAACGCTAAGAAAATAGTTGAGTTCTTGTCTTCTATACCTCAAATTAAGAAAATATACTATCCAAACATTGGAGCCATGATTTCTTTTGAATTTGAAACAACTGAGCTAGCACATAAACTTGTTAATAATGTTAAAATGATAGCTCTTGCAGAAAGTTTAGGTGGTGTTGAAAGTCTGTTTTGCCTTCCTGCTGTCATGACACATGCTTCTATTCCAGTAGATCAAAGAGAAAGACTTGGCATAAAAGATAGTCTTGTTCGCTTTTCTGTAGGAATCGAAGATCCAGATGATTTAATTGAAGATTTCAAACAAGCACTTTATAAATAA